The following are encoded together in the Pseudomonas maumuensis genome:
- a CDS encoding ArsR/SmtB family transcription factor, with product MNLNAPITPQRSDELAALCKAGGDPLRLNVLRALANDSFGVLELAQIFDIGQSGMSHHLKVLAQADLVATRREGNAIFYRRALPDSQRLGGRLHSALLEEADDLALPVDVQARIALVQQRRAATSQDFFQRVEEKFRAQQDLIAGLPQYRESLLALLDKLSFGVGASALEVGPGDGGFLPDLARRFGQVTAMDNSPTMLELARQVCERNALNNVNLQLADALGATDVEADCVVLNMVLHHFSDPALALRLLAKRVKAGGSLLVTELCSHDQGWAREACGDLWLGFEQDDLARWANAAGLTPGDSLYVGLRNGFQIQVRHFQRAIGDIQHR from the coding sequence ATGAACCTCAATGCGCCCATCACACCACAACGCAGCGACGAGCTGGCCGCCCTGTGCAAGGCCGGCGGCGACCCGCTGCGCCTGAACGTGCTGCGCGCATTGGCCAACGACTCGTTCGGCGTGCTGGAGCTGGCGCAGATCTTCGATATCGGCCAGTCAGGCATGAGCCACCACCTCAAGGTACTGGCCCAGGCCGACCTGGTGGCGACCCGCCGCGAAGGCAACGCGATCTTCTACCGCCGCGCCCTGCCCGACAGTCAGCGCCTGGGTGGCCGCCTGCACTCGGCACTGCTCGAGGAAGCCGACGACCTCGCGCTACCCGTGGATGTGCAGGCGCGCATCGCCCTGGTGCAACAGCGCCGCGCCGCCACCAGCCAGGATTTTTTCCAGCGCGTCGAAGAAAAGTTTCGCGCCCAGCAGGACCTGATCGCCGGCTTGCCGCAGTACCGCGAAAGCCTGCTGGCGCTGCTCGACAAGCTCAGCTTCGGGGTCGGCGCCAGCGCCCTGGAAGTGGGGCCTGGCGACGGCGGTTTCCTGCCTGACCTGGCCCGTCGCTTCGGCCAGGTCACGGCCATGGACAACAGCCCGACCATGCTCGAGCTGGCGCGCCAGGTCTGCGAGCGCAATGCACTGAACAACGTGAACCTGCAGTTGGCCGATGCACTGGGTGCAACGGATGTGGAAGCCGACTGCGTTGTGCTGAACATGGTCCTGCACCATTTCAGCGACCCGGCCCTGGCCTTGCGCCTGCTGGCCAAACGGGTGAAGGCGGGCGGTAGCCTGCTGGTCACCGAGCTGTGCAGCCATGACCAGGGGTGGGCGCGCGAAGCCTGCGGCGACCTGTGGCTTGGCTTCGAGCAGGACGACCTGGCCCGTTGGGCCAACGCTGCGGGGCTGACCCCCGGGGACAGCCTCTACGTGGGCTTGCGTAACGGTTTTCAGATCCAGGTCCGGCATTTCCAGCGGGCCATTGGCGACATACAACATCGGTAA